A segment of the Lolium perenne isolate Kyuss_39 chromosome 3, Kyuss_2.0, whole genome shotgun sequence genome:
ttaacacttggtgaaaacatgtgatcctcatacctacgccttcccctccagttatcccagttgttgtcactctggggcctcgggttccggacatagacacgtgcaaacaacttgtagatacaatctaagcaataattatagagcttaaatctaagatcatgccactcgtgcactagtgacaagcattaaacacaacaagattgcagcaacaataacttcacaaacttatggcTATCCTGTGGGCGCAGGATCACAGCCTCAACACGTCCTCCTGCTCGCAAAATACTTCCATAAATACGGTCAATGGATCATTTTGGTAAGTATCATTTCAATTGTATTACTCTATTATTTTCAATAGTGATTTTTAACTATTTATAATATACTACGTATGAtggaagtttataacatgaaaataagaATTGAATTTATGCATTTGCAGCTTACATAATACTAAGCTCACTTATTTGGAGAGAACACTGAGAAAAGACAGATGAATTTGCTCGACTCATTGCCATGTATGTTCCGTGCAGTAACATTCATCTCACCATAATTCAAACGACAGTTACAATCTTAAGATGTGGCAGCAAAAGCCATGCAGATCCATGCAATCAATTTGTCAATTCAGATAAGCCCACACAATAGTCTCACTTCATAGGCAATTAAATTCATAAAAAAAGGACATTTTCAAGGAGCATCGATCATATCACGACTGAAACATACCATAAAAGAGCTTAATGAGGTACTAGCATTCAGCAGAGAACATAACTTGAGGATTCCTAATAGGACTATTGCAGACGTTTAATCTGTTTTCGAATGTTGGGAAAGTAGATGCAGTATTCCAGGAGCGTCTGAGCAATGCTGAATGGACGGATCTGAATTTTTGTTTCAGGATCAGCACAGGAGATTCTCTCTTCGTTGCCGTTGCTGAGATCATACCGGCTGATGGTCCTAAAAAAACCATCACGTGGTGGGAGTGCATCATCGAAGTAGTAGATGCAGTTTACGTCAACAGCCTTCAACCAGTTTACGTCATCGGACTTCAGCAAGTTACTGTTCAAGGAAGAGCGCCCTGCTGCCAATGTCCGTAACAGGTTCTATCACATTTCGGTCTACATCAACAATGTAAACTTCCAAGGAAAAGGGGTCCTTCGCACTTTCTCTAAAGCAGCCTTGCATAACAAGAAGCAACTGATCAGCAGACACTACAAGATAGCACCGTTCTCCATCCGTAAAGGTCCTCTCAACcagttcaccacgatagtttggcGCCGTGCATGTGATCTTATATAGGGAAATCTTCAATGGTGCGCAGCGCGCATGGCTATCCTCACCGTTCATTTCCTTCTAAATCTAGATGTTTGACTTTTCTTGTTTGGCACTATCTTCCTTACATGCACATAGTCCAAAACTTTGAGTAATCCCTTCGAGAAGAAACAAAATCCTCTCAGAAAAAGACACTCTTCTCTCTCAAATTTTTTCTACTGTACATGAGGTGTGCGCTACGCACGTGCTCTGAAAAACTGTTCTCATATAGGCTCTTATATATTCCACCACTGTGGCCGACAGTGTAGAGGTGGCCGGCATAGGAAACTGCGGTTCCAAGTTCGAACTCGTTGTTCGAACTGAACCTCGCACAGCATGCTGGCTCTATGAGCACAGTAAACCATGTCGAAATTCTCACTGCAGGCGTCTAGGAACGTGAAGAGAAGCGTCGGGTTAGTGCCGGCCACTCCAGTCTTCACCTCGGTTTCCCAGGGAATCGGCGCCGCGAAGGGGAGCATGTCACCAGTGAAGGGGTTGAGGAGACGAGCGGCGTGCAGGCCCTTTTTACCTCCGAGGAAGAGCAGACCATCGGAATCACCGACCAGGATAGCGGAATAGAGCCGCGGGAGGCGCACGCGCGCGGAGGAAGCGACCagtggaaacgttgaggaagagCTGGCCACTGTCGCCATACCAGCGCTTCTCCTGGTCGAGCATGACCCACTCACGTGGGCGAAAACGGAGGTCATCGCCTTCGCCGAGCGGAACTGGCTTGGGGATAGCAGTGCGCCAGCTGCCGCAGACGGCCCTCATGCACAGATACGAGTCGacgtcgttggtggccaagagcaTGTCGCCGATCACGCGAACCAGATCATGGCGAAGGGCCGACCAGTCCACTACCATGGTGCTCTGCGAACTGCTCTCTGCCATGGTGGGCTTCGAATGTTTCTTCGCCATGGTGTTGGGAGGAAGTGGAGGATGTGAGGGCGCCTGTGCGTGGGTAAGCTTCGTCCATCTATATAGTAGATGGATAGAAGATGGAATGCGTGCGCGCGGTCGCCGGGCGCTTCATTCTCCTCTCATTATTCATGGCTGGCTGACTGGTGGAAATTTGTTTTGCTCCCGTGATTTCAGGGCTGGTGAAAATTTGTTTTGCTCCCATGATTTCAGGGCTGGTGAAAATTTGTTTTGCTCCCGTGATTTCAGGGCTAGAATGGCTCCACGCTTCTCCACGTCAGTCCGTAACCAGAATTTCGTAAAAATCTGTCCATAGTTCTAGCATTACTCGGAAGACGGAAGGGATTACATGCAACTTGGGAAAGGAGGTGTGCATGTGCGAGCGTCGCTTTGGTTCTAGCGCTAGCTTCGGTTCTCTCGGTACCAAGGTTAGCTTCAATTCAGCTGGTGCAGGTTGGAGCCTCACCACGAATGGTATATTTTTGGTAAGCTCCATGTACAAAGCATTAATTATACCCATTCAATCGGTTGTTAATAATAAATCAATCTGGAAGATGAAGATTTCTCTTAAAGCAAAGGTCTTTGCATAGTATCTTAGTCGGGGTGTGATTCTAACTAAGGATAATCTTGCAAAACGTAACTGGCACGATTTTAAGAAATGTGTTTTCCGAAGAGGAGACAATTAAACACTTTTTTCTAAATACTTCCTCCGTCCCAGGGAAAAGGGCGTATATTTTGTAGCTCGATTATTAAGAAGAGattagagagagaagaaagaatcGTTACTTGCCCCTTTTACCCTTGCATGCATGGTATTAATTGGGGAGATCTCCTTTATTCGTTAGATGCTGGATCTCGTCGTTTCCCCAGTGCATGTCTCCCTACATGCATGGCAGTAATCAAGGCCACAATTTAAAGGAAGGTGAGAGCCATACGGGGAGAGGATTTGCAGATCGAGGCCGCGGCCGATTAATTTATGTTGAAGACGAACAACACAGCCACCGCTCGCCTGGTTTCGAGGACGAGGGGATACGTAAATGGAGGGTGGGAGTATCGGgttgctaggtctatatggtTAATCATTCAGATAGATTCTACCTTATATTCACCTTGTagcattgcaaatatttttggcaatATGTTTAATGGGGTCAATAATAGATATAAAACGCTTATCAGAGTGAGCGCGATTGCAGTTGTATGGTCGCTTTAgctgtgtagaaatgacaaggttttcaaTAATCAAAATTGTTCTCTCATGCAAGTCATTTACCGGTCTACagctttgctccgttcatggtcgccgCTTCAACGCTTGGAGGACCGAAACCTCTTTACGaaggtgtctacacggttggagaatACGTCCAAGGAGTTTATTTTCCCCAACATGGGTGGCTCCATAGTCGTCGGATTGTAGCCAACGTTGTTAATTTAGTCGGTTCCTTTTTACTACTTTGTGATTGTGGTTTTTCTGGATACTCGATCGGCTGTGCGCATTTTAGTTATGCAGAGGTTGGGTGTAATATTTAAAACTTTTCAGTAATAAAACGCCATTTATCGAATAAAGAAATGTGAGGACCGGATGTCAGAAATAATCTTTGGATTAGGGAGACTAGCTCTGAATTTACAAGCAGCACCGTCGTGAAATCCCATGGACCAGATAGGGGCGAAGCCATGCTAACAACATACTCCACTTGGGAACTCCAAAAACAACGCTTAACTAAACAATTGGATGAAGAGATATAGAAAAAGAAAGAACCATAGAATGCCACGAAGTCTACCCATCTTACAACATTAGCCGACACCAGCTGCAGCAACTGGCTGACAAGCAATATTCAGTCTAGCATTTCGGCCTTCTACAGTCTAGTACTGTGAGAAAGAAAACTGGCTGCAGACGAATTAAATTTCTTTTTACACAGGAGTAGTAGCAACATAACATTTGAAGTTAAGCAAAAAAGAGAAACATTAAAGGTGTTAGGTGTCTACCTCAATTTATACTACTAGAATGTTAACAAATGCCACAGCCTTGAAGGCTTATTGTTGTCCAATTCAGACTGAAATGCTAGTTCATTTGAGAAATGAGACTGGTCTGATGTTGACAGTAACTGGTCAGCTACATAGCTATCATATGTAAAAATCACATTTTACTTGTCTAAACCAATACTAGAATGCTTGCACTGTCCAACTACTATTCATGGAAGGTCCACTGAGCACAAGCCCCTAACACTGCATAACCAGTGGATACGAGTGCTCATGAATGCATCCCGGCTGGACAAGAAATTTTAGTTGCAAAAAATTGTGGCAATCCAGATATACATCTTTTTTAGCAGAAAAATCCAATTACATAAGATTACAGCAGTCAAATAGGATCATAGATTAATGCAAACAATTGGACATTTAAGACAAATTCCTACAGTAAGTCCATTTCTTCCATGGGTACATACATAAATTCTTAAAAGAAGATGAATAAATAGGTTTGATTCATTTCATATGTTCCATAGAGTAACACACATCTCTGACCATGACTCACAAACACACAGCAAGAATATTAGAGGTAGCCGCAGGACTCATGTAAAACAGCAAACAACATAGGATAATATATTACTCATGCAAACAACTTTTCATTACAGATAATGCATACAATACTTTTACTTCATAAGTTCATAAGAAAGCCAACATTTTCAGTGATTCTACGACTTAAAACATGGCAGTCCTAAGCTTAGAGGTGCATGCAGCAGAACAAGTAACTACTCCTGAGGCTGAAAGGCATTGCGGATCATATCAAGTGTTCTAGTATTGCGAACACGTTGAAGTTGAGAAGGTACATCTTCAAGTTCCTCGTACCCACAGTATTCAATGAGCGCCTGAGCAAGGCTGAAAGGACGGACCATCTGTCTTGTGATTGTTGCAGGATTCAACATGCAGCGAATAGACTCTACCTTGCTGTCCTTGAGGTCATACCTGTTGATGCTATCCCAGTTGGAAAATGGCAGCCGAAGAGTGTAGTAGATGCAGTTACGGTCAACGTGTGGCAGCTTATCCGCATCAACAGATAGACACCTTGGGCCAAGGAAGAGTGCCTGGCTGCCAATGTTCCTGACAGGTTCTAGCACTTTTTGCTCAATATTGACTCTGAAGACATCCACCGGGTCTTGGTGTCCTTGTTCTTCCGTATACGTCAATTCAAGAGCAACAAGTAGCAGTTCCCCAGCAGACCCAGCAAGGAAGAAGTCACGGAAAGAACAATCACCATGTGTCTGTGCAATAAACTCTGCGTGATAATTTGGCGCTGTGCCCACGATCTTGTGTATTGCTCCTTCGCAATCGAGCACGTAAAGGTGACCAGCGTAGGACACTATGCTTTTTAGGAAGACATCCTCGTCTTCCAAGACTTCGATCTGCACCTCACAGAGCGGGCTAGTAGCATCAGCACAATAAACCATGTCGGTGCAGTCGTTGCACATGTCTTTGAAGGTGAACAGAATCGTCGGGCTAGAGCCGGCCACCGAAGCGATGACATGGCGTTCCCGAGGAATCGGCGCAGCAAAGGAGAGCATGTCACCAGTGAAGGGGTTGAGGAGACGAGCGGCGTGCAAGCCCTTTTGATCTCCAAGGATGAGAAGACCATCGGAGGAACCAACCAGGATGTACTTACTTCTAGAGTCGAACCCGAAGGACGGGAGGCGACGCCGGACGAAGCGCCCCGTGGAGACGTGGAGGAAGAGGCGGCCGTCGACGCCATCCTCAGGCTCCTTCTCGTCGAGCATCACCCACTCACGTGGGCGAAAACGGCCGTCGTCGCCTGCGCCCAGTGGAGTTGGCTTGGGGACGGTGACTCGCCAGTTGCGGCAGACGGCCCTCATGTCAACGTAGCAGTCGACATCGTTGGTTGCCAACAGCAAGTCGGCGACCACGTGAACAACATCCTTCGGAAGATTCGACCAGTCCGCCATGGCTCTCTTCGATCTATCTAGGGAGCCTGAGTCTGGGTAGCTTCGTCCCCAGTTCCGAACAATGTATGTGGGCGATGGAGCCGGACAGGACCGGCCGTTATTTGGCTGCCTCGCTCTGAACTCCGTATGTGGACGGATGTCTTGATGTTGCTCTTTACCCCCTGTTTCTATGGTTAACAATCTGTGTCAGCTCACAACCATAAAATAGAAATAAGAATAGACAAAAATATCCGTGTTAAAAAGGCATGCACCTTGTCCAGATGTCACAGCCACAAAATATGTTGATCAAATATTGAATCAACAGCTACCAGCATACTGACTGCAAACATATGAATATAGACAGAGAGAGAAATCAGACATTTCACACCAAAATGCATGCATAAATCAAACTGAAACAAGGGAACATGATGTTACCTTTCGAGATCCATCACACTTTGTCAATCCAGCCCCTCCACTCAAATCCCCATGTCAATCTGGGTCAGGACCTAGGGATTCTACGATTCAGACAACCGTACCAGAGAAAGCAAGCAAATCGACGGAAAACGGAAGGGGA
Coding sequences within it:
- the LOC127345888 gene encoding uncharacterized protein, producing the protein MADWSNLPKDVVHVVADLLLATNDVDCYVDMRAVCRNWRVTVPKPTPLGAGDDGRFRPREWVMLDEKEPEDGVDGRLFLHVSTGRFVRRRLPSFGFDSRSKYILVGSSDGLLILGDQKGLHAARLLNPFTGDMLSFAAPIPRERHVIASVAGSSPTILFTFKDMCNDCTDMVYCADATSPLCEVQIEVLEDEDVFLKSIVSYAGHLYVLDCEGAIHKIVGTAPNYHAEFIAQTHGDCSFRDFFLAGSAGELLLVALELTYTEEQGHQDPVDVFRVNIEQKVLEPVRNIGSQALFLGPRCLSVDADKLPHVDRNCIYYTLRLPFSNWDSINRYDLKDSKVESIRCMLNPATITRQMVRPFSLAQALIEYCGYEELEDVPSQLQRVRNTRTLDMIRNAFQPQE